The following are encoded in a window of Strix aluco isolate bStrAlu1 chromosome 15, bStrAlu1.hap1, whole genome shotgun sequence genomic DNA:
- the SUN1 gene encoding SUN domain-containing protein 1 isoform X5, with the protein MCFCLRLCKLEGLLWRILELGFSAKQSWCSSYSSSALDFETENKIDPVFDSPRMSRRSLRLAAAGFNKSDDARNDRDSSYAGNTSFREQSSKLMKQCKSMNKQSGSVRHVPRKNLSSSSIFSQSSFNSHASDASMVSTVLDESLIREQTEVDHFWGLDDEGDPKGSGTTVMQVNGDIATAETQTTMINGYTCSDCSMLSERKEVLTAYSPSHVPSSRIYSRDRSQKHTSRGTYFYTSKILRLVKHATASFASLLVQLFQMVLLKLGYEFKAHSDYCGSMNVKEFYREDSHLGENEESICYFMLHVLRTVGATGWLVSQKVLSLLWLAILSPGRGASGMFRLLRTGWYQLVTLMSLLKVFLLRRCLPKIYKLLLFLIPLLFLLGIWFWGFDGFISLLPSLNLTRIDRIQRTDNSIRVPEPQADSFHSVQPPKDTINIFDSGRINELEKQMAFVSDRCHHHDEAYSKVMLLLRNLQDQVAQMSDKSEIVKLIKNVMGQHLKDMKLEEKPDFLTLHQEHELRILTLENVLAKLSAESKDIQKEFDIAKAKTIRDDDEHNQLLSKVKKLELELSQMKSELLTEESVKTSCEKIDVIHEKVDAQVKESVKLMLFGDQQEDFPESLLQWLTSNFVSKSDLQTLLQDLELQILKNITLHMSVTNQKLTSEVVTNAVANAGISGITEAQAQIIVNNALKLYSQDKIGMVDFALESGGGSILSTRCSETYETKTALISLFGIPLWYFSQSPRVVIQPDMYPGNCWAFKGSQGYLVVRLSMKIYPTAFTVEHIPKTLSPTGNITSAPRNFSVYGLDDEYQEEGKLLGQYIYDQGGEPLQMFPLMEKSENAFQIVELRIFSNWGHAEYTCLYRFRVHGKPAE; encoded by the exons ATGTGCTTCTGTCTTCGTCTTTGTAAGCTAGAAGGCCTGTTGTGGAGGATCCTGGAACTTGGATTCTCAGCAAAACAAAGTTGGTG TTCGAGTTATTCTTCGTCTGCTTTGGATTTtgagactgaaaataaaatagatcCAGTATTTGATTCACCAAGAATGTCACGGCGTAGTTTACGGTTAGCTGCTGCAGGATTTAATAAATCAGATGATGCACGAAATGATCGTGACAGCTCTTATGCTGGAAACACGTCCTTCAGAGAACAGTCTTCTAA GTTGATGAAGCAATGTAAAAGTATGAATAAACAATCTGGCAGTGTGAGACACGTGCCAAGGAAAAATCTATCCAGCTCTTCCATTTTTAGCCAAAGCAGTTTCAATAGCCATGCCAGTGATGCATCAATGGTATCCACTGTATTAGATGAATCTTTGATTCGGGAGCAGACAGAAGTTGATCATTTCTGGG gtctTGATGATGAAGGCGACCCTAAAG GTAGTGGTACTACAGTGATGCAGGTAAATGGTGACATAGCAACAGCAGAAACACAGACCACGATGATCAATGGCTACACTTGCAGTGACTGCAGCATGCTTTCTGAACGGAAGGAGGTTCTTACAGCATACTCACCTTCTCATGTGCCATCTTCTAGAATTTACTCTAGGGATAGGAGCCAGAAACATACATCTA GAGGAACCTATTTCTACACGAGTAAGATTCTGCGATTGGTCAAACATGCTACAGCATCTTTTGCATCACTATTAGTGCAACTATTTCAAATGGTTTTGCTGAAGCTGGGTTATGAATTTAAAG CTCACTCAGACTACTGTGGAAGCATGAACGTAAAGGAGTTTTACAGAGAAGATAGCCATCTTGGTGAAAATGAGGAGTCAATAT GTTACTTTATGCTTCATGTGTTGCGAACAGTGGGAGCAACGGGATGGCTTGTGTCTCAGAAGGTGTTGTCTCTACTTTGGCTGGCCATTCTTTCTCCAG GGAGAGGAGCTTCGGGCATGTTCAGGTTGCTTAGAACTGGGTGGTATCAACTTGTTACTCTGATGTCTTTGCTCAAGGTGTTTCTTTTAAGAAG ATGCCTTCCAAAGATCTACAAGTTGTTGCTGTTTCTTATCCCACTCCTGTTTCTACTAG GTATATGGTTCTGGGGGTTTGATGGCTTCATTTCATTATTACCTTCGTTGAACTTAACAAGAATTGATAGGATACAGAGAACAGATAACTCTATTCGTGTTCCTGAACCACAGGCTGATTCTTTTCACTCTGTGCAACCCCCAAAG GATACCATAAATATCTTTGATTCTGGTCGTATAAATGAGCTGGAAAAGCAAATGGCCTTCGTGTCTGACAGATGCCATCACCATGATGAAGCATATAGCAAAGTGATGCTGCTACTCCGTAATCTTcaagatcaggttgcccagatgAGTGACAAAAGTGAAATAGTGAAGCTAATAAAAAATGTGATGGGTCAACACCTTAAAGATATGAAACTGGAGGAAAAG CCTGACTTCCTGACTTTACATCAGGAACATGAGTTGCGCATCCTGACACTGGAAAACGTCCTTGCGAAGCTCTCTGCTGAATCGAAG GACATCCAGAAGGAGTTTGACATAGCTAAAGCAAAAACAATAAG AGATGATGATGAACATAATCAACTTTTGTCCAAAGTTAAAAAGCTAGAACTAGAGTTGTCTCAGATGAAATCGGAGCTGTTAACTGAGGAAAGCGTGAAGACAAGTTGCGAGAAAATAGATGTCATTCATGAAAAA GTGGATGCCCAAGTCAAAGAATCTGTCAAGCTCATGCTTTTTGGTGATCAACAAGAAGACTTTCCTGAATCGCTTCTCCAATGGCTTACATCCAATTTTGTGAGCAAAAGTGATCTGCAGACTCTGCTGCAGGATCTAGAGTTGCAGATCCTCAAGAATATTACTCTCCATATGTCTGTTACAAACCAAAAACTAACATCTGAAGTAGTGACAAATGCTGTGGCTAATGCAGGGATTTCTGGAATCACAGAAGCG CAAGCACAGATTATTGTAAACAATGCACTGAAACTCTACTCTCAAGACAAGATCGGTATGGTGGATTTTGCCTTGGAATCTGGAG GTGGCAGCATTCTGAGTACTCGCTGTTCTGAAACTTATGAGACCAAAACAGCATTAATTAGCCTCTTCGGAATTCCTCTGTGGTACTTCTCTCAGTCTCCCAGAGTGGTGATTCAG CCGGACATGTATCCAGGAAACTGCTGGGCTTTCAAAGGATCACAGGGATATCTTGTAGTTAGACTTTCCATGAAGATCTATCCAACCGCCTTTACAGTGGAACATATACCAAAAACACTCTCACCAACAGGAAATATCACCAGTGCTCCTAGGAACTTCTCAGTATAT GGTCTAGATGATGAATATCAAGAAGAAGGCAAGCTTCTAGGACAGTATATCTATGATCAAGGAGGAGAACCACTGCAGATGTTTCCATTGATG gaGAAAAGTGAAAACGCATTCCAAATAGTGGAACTGAGAATTTTTTCTAACTGGGGACATGCAGAATATACATGCCTTTATCGGTTCAGAGTGCACGGGAAACCTGCCGAATAA
- the SUN1 gene encoding SUN domain-containing protein 1 isoform X9: MCFCLRLCKLEGLLWRILELGFSAKQSWCSSYSSSALDFETENKIDPVFDSPRMSRRSLRLAAAGFNKSDDARNDRDSSYAGNTSFREQSSKLMKQCKSMNKQSGSVRHVPRKNLSSSSIFSQSSFNSHASDASMVSTVLDESLIREQTEVDHFWGLDDEGDPKGSGTTVMQVNGDIATAETQTTMINGYTCSDCSMLSERKEVLTAYSPSHVPSSRIYSRDRSQKHTSTHSDYCGSMNVKEFYREDSHLGENEESICYFMLHVLRTVGATGWLVSQKVLSLLWLAILSPGRGASGMFRLLRTGWYQLVTLMSLLKVFLLRRCLPKIYKLLLFLIPLLFLLGIWFWGFDGFISLLPSLNLTRIDRIQRTDNSIRVPEPQADSFHSVQPPKDTINIFDSGRINELEKQMAFVSDRCHHHDEAYSKVMLLLRNLQDQVAQMSDKSEIVKLIKNVMGQHLKDMKLEEKPDFLTLHQEHELRILTLENVLAKLSAESKDIQKEFDIAKAKTIRDDDEHNQLLSKVKKLELELSQMKSELLTEESVKTSCEKIDVIHEKVDAQVKESVKLMLFGDQQEDFPESLLQWLTSNFVSKSDLQTLLQDLELQILKNITLHMSVTNQKLTSEVVTNAVANAGISGITEAQAQIIVNNALKLYSQDKIGMVDFALESGGGSILSTRCSETYETKTALISLFGIPLWYFSQSPRVVIQPDMYPGNCWAFKGSQGYLVVRLSMKIYPTAFTVEHIPKTLSPTGNITSAPRNFSVYGLDDEYQEEGKLLGQYIYDQGGEPLQMFPLMEKSENAFQIVELRIFSNWGHAEYTCLYRFRVHGKPAE, encoded by the exons ATGTGCTTCTGTCTTCGTCTTTGTAAGCTAGAAGGCCTGTTGTGGAGGATCCTGGAACTTGGATTCTCAGCAAAACAAAGTTGGTG TTCGAGTTATTCTTCGTCTGCTTTGGATTTtgagactgaaaataaaatagatcCAGTATTTGATTCACCAAGAATGTCACGGCGTAGTTTACGGTTAGCTGCTGCAGGATTTAATAAATCAGATGATGCACGAAATGATCGTGACAGCTCTTATGCTGGAAACACGTCCTTCAGAGAACAGTCTTCTAA GTTGATGAAGCAATGTAAAAGTATGAATAAACAATCTGGCAGTGTGAGACACGTGCCAAGGAAAAATCTATCCAGCTCTTCCATTTTTAGCCAAAGCAGTTTCAATAGCCATGCCAGTGATGCATCAATGGTATCCACTGTATTAGATGAATCTTTGATTCGGGAGCAGACAGAAGTTGATCATTTCTGGG gtctTGATGATGAAGGCGACCCTAAAG GTAGTGGTACTACAGTGATGCAGGTAAATGGTGACATAGCAACAGCAGAAACACAGACCACGATGATCAATGGCTACACTTGCAGTGACTGCAGCATGCTTTCTGAACGGAAGGAGGTTCTTACAGCATACTCACCTTCTCATGTGCCATCTTCTAGAATTTACTCTAGGGATAGGAGCCAGAAACATACATCTA CTCACTCAGACTACTGTGGAAGCATGAACGTAAAGGAGTTTTACAGAGAAGATAGCCATCTTGGTGAAAATGAGGAGTCAATAT GTTACTTTATGCTTCATGTGTTGCGAACAGTGGGAGCAACGGGATGGCTTGTGTCTCAGAAGGTGTTGTCTCTACTTTGGCTGGCCATTCTTTCTCCAG GGAGAGGAGCTTCGGGCATGTTCAGGTTGCTTAGAACTGGGTGGTATCAACTTGTTACTCTGATGTCTTTGCTCAAGGTGTTTCTTTTAAGAAG ATGCCTTCCAAAGATCTACAAGTTGTTGCTGTTTCTTATCCCACTCCTGTTTCTACTAG GTATATGGTTCTGGGGGTTTGATGGCTTCATTTCATTATTACCTTCGTTGAACTTAACAAGAATTGATAGGATACAGAGAACAGATAACTCTATTCGTGTTCCTGAACCACAGGCTGATTCTTTTCACTCTGTGCAACCCCCAAAG GATACCATAAATATCTTTGATTCTGGTCGTATAAATGAGCTGGAAAAGCAAATGGCCTTCGTGTCTGACAGATGCCATCACCATGATGAAGCATATAGCAAAGTGATGCTGCTACTCCGTAATCTTcaagatcaggttgcccagatgAGTGACAAAAGTGAAATAGTGAAGCTAATAAAAAATGTGATGGGTCAACACCTTAAAGATATGAAACTGGAGGAAAAG CCTGACTTCCTGACTTTACATCAGGAACATGAGTTGCGCATCCTGACACTGGAAAACGTCCTTGCGAAGCTCTCTGCTGAATCGAAG GACATCCAGAAGGAGTTTGACATAGCTAAAGCAAAAACAATAAG AGATGATGATGAACATAATCAACTTTTGTCCAAAGTTAAAAAGCTAGAACTAGAGTTGTCTCAGATGAAATCGGAGCTGTTAACTGAGGAAAGCGTGAAGACAAGTTGCGAGAAAATAGATGTCATTCATGAAAAA GTGGATGCCCAAGTCAAAGAATCTGTCAAGCTCATGCTTTTTGGTGATCAACAAGAAGACTTTCCTGAATCGCTTCTCCAATGGCTTACATCCAATTTTGTGAGCAAAAGTGATCTGCAGACTCTGCTGCAGGATCTAGAGTTGCAGATCCTCAAGAATATTACTCTCCATATGTCTGTTACAAACCAAAAACTAACATCTGAAGTAGTGACAAATGCTGTGGCTAATGCAGGGATTTCTGGAATCACAGAAGCG CAAGCACAGATTATTGTAAACAATGCACTGAAACTCTACTCTCAAGACAAGATCGGTATGGTGGATTTTGCCTTGGAATCTGGAG GTGGCAGCATTCTGAGTACTCGCTGTTCTGAAACTTATGAGACCAAAACAGCATTAATTAGCCTCTTCGGAATTCCTCTGTGGTACTTCTCTCAGTCTCCCAGAGTGGTGATTCAG CCGGACATGTATCCAGGAAACTGCTGGGCTTTCAAAGGATCACAGGGATATCTTGTAGTTAGACTTTCCATGAAGATCTATCCAACCGCCTTTACAGTGGAACATATACCAAAAACACTCTCACCAACAGGAAATATCACCAGTGCTCCTAGGAACTTCTCAGTATAT GGTCTAGATGATGAATATCAAGAAGAAGGCAAGCTTCTAGGACAGTATATCTATGATCAAGGAGGAGAACCACTGCAGATGTTTCCATTGATG gaGAAAAGTGAAAACGCATTCCAAATAGTGGAACTGAGAATTTTTTCTAACTGGGGACATGCAGAATATACATGCCTTTATCGGTTCAGAGTGCACGGGAAACCTGCCGAATAA
- the SUN1 gene encoding SUN domain-containing protein 1 isoform X10, producing the protein MCFCLRLCKLEGLLWRILELGFSAKQSWCSSYSSSALDFETENKIDPVFDSPRMSRRSLRLAAAGFNKSDDARNDRDSSYAGNTSFREQSSKLMKQCKSMNKQSGSVRHVPRKNLSSSSIFSQSSFNSHASDASMVSTVLDESLIREQTEVDHFWGLDDEGDPKGSGTTVMQVNGDIATAETQTTMINGYTCSDCSMLSERKEVLTAYSPSHVPSSRIYSRDRSQKHTSTHSDYCGSMNVKEFYREDSHLGENEESIWRGASGMFRLLRTGWYQLVTLMSLLKVFLLRRCLPKIYKLLLFLIPLLFLLGIWFWGFDGFISLLPSLNLTRIDRIQRTDNSIRVPEPQADSFHSVQPPKDTINIFDSGRINELEKQMAFVSDRCHHHDEAYSKVMLLLRNLQDQVAQMSDKSEIVKLIKNVMGQHLKDMKLEEKPDFLTLHQEHELRILTLENVLAKLSAESKDIQKEFDIAKAKTIRDDDEHNQLLSKVKKLELELSQMKSELLTEESVKTSCEKIDVIHEKVDAQVKESVKLMLFGDQQEDFPESLLQWLTSNFVSKSDLQTLLQDLELQILKNITLHMSVTNQKLTSEVVTNAVANAGISGITEAQAQIIVNNALKLYSQDKIGMVDFALESGGGSILSTRCSETYETKTALISLFGIPLWYFSQSPRVVIQPDMYPGNCWAFKGSQGYLVVRLSMKIYPTAFTVEHIPKTLSPTGNITSAPRNFSVYGLDDEYQEEGKLLGQYIYDQGGEPLQMFPLMEKSENAFQIVELRIFSNWGHAEYTCLYRFRVHGKPAE; encoded by the exons ATGTGCTTCTGTCTTCGTCTTTGTAAGCTAGAAGGCCTGTTGTGGAGGATCCTGGAACTTGGATTCTCAGCAAAACAAAGTTGGTG TTCGAGTTATTCTTCGTCTGCTTTGGATTTtgagactgaaaataaaatagatcCAGTATTTGATTCACCAAGAATGTCACGGCGTAGTTTACGGTTAGCTGCTGCAGGATTTAATAAATCAGATGATGCACGAAATGATCGTGACAGCTCTTATGCTGGAAACACGTCCTTCAGAGAACAGTCTTCTAA GTTGATGAAGCAATGTAAAAGTATGAATAAACAATCTGGCAGTGTGAGACACGTGCCAAGGAAAAATCTATCCAGCTCTTCCATTTTTAGCCAAAGCAGTTTCAATAGCCATGCCAGTGATGCATCAATGGTATCCACTGTATTAGATGAATCTTTGATTCGGGAGCAGACAGAAGTTGATCATTTCTGGG gtctTGATGATGAAGGCGACCCTAAAG GTAGTGGTACTACAGTGATGCAGGTAAATGGTGACATAGCAACAGCAGAAACACAGACCACGATGATCAATGGCTACACTTGCAGTGACTGCAGCATGCTTTCTGAACGGAAGGAGGTTCTTACAGCATACTCACCTTCTCATGTGCCATCTTCTAGAATTTACTCTAGGGATAGGAGCCAGAAACATACATCTA CTCACTCAGACTACTGTGGAAGCATGAACGTAAAGGAGTTTTACAGAGAAGATAGCCATCTTGGTGAAAATGAGGAGTCAATAT GGAGAGGAGCTTCGGGCATGTTCAGGTTGCTTAGAACTGGGTGGTATCAACTTGTTACTCTGATGTCTTTGCTCAAGGTGTTTCTTTTAAGAAG ATGCCTTCCAAAGATCTACAAGTTGTTGCTGTTTCTTATCCCACTCCTGTTTCTACTAG GTATATGGTTCTGGGGGTTTGATGGCTTCATTTCATTATTACCTTCGTTGAACTTAACAAGAATTGATAGGATACAGAGAACAGATAACTCTATTCGTGTTCCTGAACCACAGGCTGATTCTTTTCACTCTGTGCAACCCCCAAAG GATACCATAAATATCTTTGATTCTGGTCGTATAAATGAGCTGGAAAAGCAAATGGCCTTCGTGTCTGACAGATGCCATCACCATGATGAAGCATATAGCAAAGTGATGCTGCTACTCCGTAATCTTcaagatcaggttgcccagatgAGTGACAAAAGTGAAATAGTGAAGCTAATAAAAAATGTGATGGGTCAACACCTTAAAGATATGAAACTGGAGGAAAAG CCTGACTTCCTGACTTTACATCAGGAACATGAGTTGCGCATCCTGACACTGGAAAACGTCCTTGCGAAGCTCTCTGCTGAATCGAAG GACATCCAGAAGGAGTTTGACATAGCTAAAGCAAAAACAATAAG AGATGATGATGAACATAATCAACTTTTGTCCAAAGTTAAAAAGCTAGAACTAGAGTTGTCTCAGATGAAATCGGAGCTGTTAACTGAGGAAAGCGTGAAGACAAGTTGCGAGAAAATAGATGTCATTCATGAAAAA GTGGATGCCCAAGTCAAAGAATCTGTCAAGCTCATGCTTTTTGGTGATCAACAAGAAGACTTTCCTGAATCGCTTCTCCAATGGCTTACATCCAATTTTGTGAGCAAAAGTGATCTGCAGACTCTGCTGCAGGATCTAGAGTTGCAGATCCTCAAGAATATTACTCTCCATATGTCTGTTACAAACCAAAAACTAACATCTGAAGTAGTGACAAATGCTGTGGCTAATGCAGGGATTTCTGGAATCACAGAAGCG CAAGCACAGATTATTGTAAACAATGCACTGAAACTCTACTCTCAAGACAAGATCGGTATGGTGGATTTTGCCTTGGAATCTGGAG GTGGCAGCATTCTGAGTACTCGCTGTTCTGAAACTTATGAGACCAAAACAGCATTAATTAGCCTCTTCGGAATTCCTCTGTGGTACTTCTCTCAGTCTCCCAGAGTGGTGATTCAG CCGGACATGTATCCAGGAAACTGCTGGGCTTTCAAAGGATCACAGGGATATCTTGTAGTTAGACTTTCCATGAAGATCTATCCAACCGCCTTTACAGTGGAACATATACCAAAAACACTCTCACCAACAGGAAATATCACCAGTGCTCCTAGGAACTTCTCAGTATAT GGTCTAGATGATGAATATCAAGAAGAAGGCAAGCTTCTAGGACAGTATATCTATGATCAAGGAGGAGAACCACTGCAGATGTTTCCATTGATG gaGAAAAGTGAAAACGCATTCCAAATAGTGGAACTGAGAATTTTTTCTAACTGGGGACATGCAGAATATACATGCCTTTATCGGTTCAGAGTGCACGGGAAACCTGCCGAATAA
- the SUN1 gene encoding SUN domain-containing protein 1 isoform X6: protein MCFCLRLCKLEGLLWRILELGFSAKQSWCSSYSSSALDFETENKIDPVFDSPRMSRRSLRLAAAGFNKSDDARNDRDSSYAGNTSFREQSSKLMKQCKSMNKQSGSVRHVPRKNLSSSSIFSQSSFNSHASDASMVSTVLDESLIREQTEVDHFWGLDDEGDPKGSGTTVMQVNGDIATAETQTTMINGYTCSDCSMLSERKEVLTAYSPSHVPSSRIYSRDRSQKHTSTHSDYCGSMNVKEFYREDSHLGENEESICDDCKGKKHLEIYTTDHMQSSWAKRVARTIWHTFSYAGYFMLHVLRTVGATGWLVSQKVLSLLWLAILSPGRGASGMFRLLRTGWYQLVTLMSLLKVFLLRRCLPKIYKLLLFLIPLLFLLGIWFWGFDGFISLLPSLNLTRIDRIQRTDNSIRVPEPQADSFHSVQPPKDTINIFDSGRINELEKQMAFVSDRCHHHDEAYSKVMLLLRNLQDQVAQMSDKSEIVKLIKNVMGQHLKDMKLEEKPDFLTLHQEHELRILTLENVLAKLSAESKDIQKEFDIAKAKTIRDDDEHNQLLSKVKKLELELSQMKSELLTEESVKTSCEKIDVIHEKVDAQVKESVKLMLFGDQQEDFPESLLQWLTSNFVSKSDLQTLLQDLELQILKNITLHMSVTNQKLTSEVVTNAVANAGISGITEAQAQIIVNNALKLYSQDKIGMVDFALESGGGSILSTRCSETYETKTALISLFGIPLWYFSQSPRVVIQPDMYPGNCWAFKGSQGYLVVRLSMKIYPTAFTVEHIPKTLSPTGNITSAPRNFSVYGLDDEYQEEGKLLGQYIYDQGGEPLQMFPLMEKSENAFQIVELRIFSNWGHAEYTCLYRFRVHGKPAE from the exons ATGTGCTTCTGTCTTCGTCTTTGTAAGCTAGAAGGCCTGTTGTGGAGGATCCTGGAACTTGGATTCTCAGCAAAACAAAGTTGGTG TTCGAGTTATTCTTCGTCTGCTTTGGATTTtgagactgaaaataaaatagatcCAGTATTTGATTCACCAAGAATGTCACGGCGTAGTTTACGGTTAGCTGCTGCAGGATTTAATAAATCAGATGATGCACGAAATGATCGTGACAGCTCTTATGCTGGAAACACGTCCTTCAGAGAACAGTCTTCTAA GTTGATGAAGCAATGTAAAAGTATGAATAAACAATCTGGCAGTGTGAGACACGTGCCAAGGAAAAATCTATCCAGCTCTTCCATTTTTAGCCAAAGCAGTTTCAATAGCCATGCCAGTGATGCATCAATGGTATCCACTGTATTAGATGAATCTTTGATTCGGGAGCAGACAGAAGTTGATCATTTCTGGG gtctTGATGATGAAGGCGACCCTAAAG GTAGTGGTACTACAGTGATGCAGGTAAATGGTGACATAGCAACAGCAGAAACACAGACCACGATGATCAATGGCTACACTTGCAGTGACTGCAGCATGCTTTCTGAACGGAAGGAGGTTCTTACAGCATACTCACCTTCTCATGTGCCATCTTCTAGAATTTACTCTAGGGATAGGAGCCAGAAACATACATCTA CTCACTCAGACTACTGTGGAAGCATGAACGTAAAGGAGTTTTACAGAGAAGATAGCCATCTTGGTGAAAATGAGGAGTCAATAT GTGATGACTGTAAGGGGAAGAAACATCTTGAAATATACACCACAGACCACATGCAATCCTCATGGGCTAAAAGGGTAGCAAGGACCATTTGGCACACCTTTTCTTATGCAG GTTACTTTATGCTTCATGTGTTGCGAACAGTGGGAGCAACGGGATGGCTTGTGTCTCAGAAGGTGTTGTCTCTACTTTGGCTGGCCATTCTTTCTCCAG GGAGAGGAGCTTCGGGCATGTTCAGGTTGCTTAGAACTGGGTGGTATCAACTTGTTACTCTGATGTCTTTGCTCAAGGTGTTTCTTTTAAGAAG ATGCCTTCCAAAGATCTACAAGTTGTTGCTGTTTCTTATCCCACTCCTGTTTCTACTAG GTATATGGTTCTGGGGGTTTGATGGCTTCATTTCATTATTACCTTCGTTGAACTTAACAAGAATTGATAGGATACAGAGAACAGATAACTCTATTCGTGTTCCTGAACCACAGGCTGATTCTTTTCACTCTGTGCAACCCCCAAAG GATACCATAAATATCTTTGATTCTGGTCGTATAAATGAGCTGGAAAAGCAAATGGCCTTCGTGTCTGACAGATGCCATCACCATGATGAAGCATATAGCAAAGTGATGCTGCTACTCCGTAATCTTcaagatcaggttgcccagatgAGTGACAAAAGTGAAATAGTGAAGCTAATAAAAAATGTGATGGGTCAACACCTTAAAGATATGAAACTGGAGGAAAAG CCTGACTTCCTGACTTTACATCAGGAACATGAGTTGCGCATCCTGACACTGGAAAACGTCCTTGCGAAGCTCTCTGCTGAATCGAAG GACATCCAGAAGGAGTTTGACATAGCTAAAGCAAAAACAATAAG AGATGATGATGAACATAATCAACTTTTGTCCAAAGTTAAAAAGCTAGAACTAGAGTTGTCTCAGATGAAATCGGAGCTGTTAACTGAGGAAAGCGTGAAGACAAGTTGCGAGAAAATAGATGTCATTCATGAAAAA GTGGATGCCCAAGTCAAAGAATCTGTCAAGCTCATGCTTTTTGGTGATCAACAAGAAGACTTTCCTGAATCGCTTCTCCAATGGCTTACATCCAATTTTGTGAGCAAAAGTGATCTGCAGACTCTGCTGCAGGATCTAGAGTTGCAGATCCTCAAGAATATTACTCTCCATATGTCTGTTACAAACCAAAAACTAACATCTGAAGTAGTGACAAATGCTGTGGCTAATGCAGGGATTTCTGGAATCACAGAAGCG CAAGCACAGATTATTGTAAACAATGCACTGAAACTCTACTCTCAAGACAAGATCGGTATGGTGGATTTTGCCTTGGAATCTGGAG GTGGCAGCATTCTGAGTACTCGCTGTTCTGAAACTTATGAGACCAAAACAGCATTAATTAGCCTCTTCGGAATTCCTCTGTGGTACTTCTCTCAGTCTCCCAGAGTGGTGATTCAG CCGGACATGTATCCAGGAAACTGCTGGGCTTTCAAAGGATCACAGGGATATCTTGTAGTTAGACTTTCCATGAAGATCTATCCAACCGCCTTTACAGTGGAACATATACCAAAAACACTCTCACCAACAGGAAATATCACCAGTGCTCCTAGGAACTTCTCAGTATAT GGTCTAGATGATGAATATCAAGAAGAAGGCAAGCTTCTAGGACAGTATATCTATGATCAAGGAGGAGAACCACTGCAGATGTTTCCATTGATG gaGAAAAGTGAAAACGCATTCCAAATAGTGGAACTGAGAATTTTTTCTAACTGGGGACATGCAGAATATACATGCCTTTATCGGTTCAGAGTGCACGGGAAACCTGCCGAATAA